From Weissella confusa, a single genomic window includes:
- a CDS encoding MDR family MFS transporter produces MQTNEQGMSIRWLLTASFINSVAFGFIWPLTSVYLHDELYQTLVIIGWVMMANAVGQAVGSLVSGRLFDRFSPHKLIQFGTVAMIVLQVLFILFHGWPTYAVILAVVGFFGGWNTAAINSYGTYVRSHDGRFVFNMLYFMGNFGMVFATAAVGPIYTYGITWLFILALIMYIVLLFIVRSHFKIKVERTEQKTTKSSFKLPKWNWRLVYTGVIGLMVLWISYSQWLGNLSVYMSSVLKLPLWQYSMLWTINGILIAVIQLGMNALNLSANRKSMFIQIFAGLLMFGLAFLILPFAKMFTGFALAMVVTTIGEATAFPMIPALVNELTPMELKGRYQGLTAAAPSVGRAIGPLLGGAVIEQSGYGSLFYGGAGVVFIAFVGVATMIFIGYRHATQYE; encoded by the coding sequence ATGCAAACAAACGAACAAGGCATGTCAATTCGCTGGTTGTTGACGGCTAGTTTCATTAACAGTGTTGCCTTTGGCTTTATTTGGCCGTTGACGTCAGTGTATTTGCACGATGAACTTTATCAAACGCTAGTCATTATTGGTTGGGTCATGATGGCTAATGCCGTAGGTCAGGCAGTTGGATCGCTGGTCAGCGGTCGATTATTTGATCGCTTCTCACCGCATAAGCTGATTCAATTTGGAACAGTGGCCATGATTGTGTTGCAGGTGTTGTTCATTCTCTTCCACGGTTGGCCAACTTATGCGGTTATTCTGGCCGTAGTTGGTTTCTTCGGTGGTTGGAACACAGCTGCGATTAATTCGTATGGTACCTATGTCCGTAGCCACGACGGTCGATTTGTCTTTAACATGCTGTACTTTATGGGAAACTTTGGTATGGTGTTTGCAACGGCTGCCGTTGGACCTATTTATACGTATGGGATTACGTGGTTGTTTATCTTGGCGTTGATTATGTATATTGTCCTTTTGTTCATTGTGCGTTCACATTTCAAAATTAAAGTGGAACGTACAGAACAAAAGACAACGAAGTCAAGTTTCAAATTACCAAAATGGAATTGGCGCTTGGTTTACACTGGTGTCATTGGTTTAATGGTCTTGTGGATTTCATATTCACAATGGCTTGGTAATTTGTCAGTTTACATGTCGAGTGTGTTGAAGTTGCCATTGTGGCAATACTCAATGTTATGGACGATTAACGGTATTTTGATTGCTGTTATTCAGCTTGGTATGAACGCTTTGAACTTATCAGCTAATCGCAAATCAATGTTTATTCAGATTTTTGCCGGCTTGTTGATGTTTGGGTTGGCATTCTTGATTTTGCCATTCGCCAAGATGTTTACCGGGTTTGCGTTGGCGATGGTTGTCACAACGATTGGTGAAGCAACAGCCTTCCCAATGATTCCGGCGCTGGTCAATGAGCTAACACCAATGGAGTTAAAGGGACGTTACCAAGGACTGACAGCGGCGGCGCCGTCTGTCGGTCGTGCCATTGGGCCTTTGTTAGGTGGCGCCGTGATTGAACAGAGCGGTTATGGTTCATTGTTCTATGGCGGAGCAGGTGTGGTCTTTATTGCCTTTGTCGGCGTTGCAACGATGATCTTTATTGGTTATCGT